Proteins from a genomic interval of Staphylococcus debuckii:
- a CDS encoding sensor histidine kinase — protein MLNLFILLLERVGLIIVLAYILMNFKYFKNLMQHRETWRAKWQLTLMFVIFALLSNVTGVVLRDSHILSGQLYTHLAPDTSLANTRVLTIGVSGLVGGPAVALVVGLISGIYRFYIGGANAFTYFISSILIALVSGYVGRYYLRARRYPPILLGALVGASLEIIQMLCILIFAEHGGHAWSLVSFIALPMILINSIGTAIFLSIIISTLKQEEQTRGVQTHDVLQIANETLPYFREGLNEASANKAAHIIKDLMRVSAVAITNRHDILAHVGAGSDHHVPQKEIITELSKEVILTGQLKEAHSKHEIGCHHPNCPLEAAIVIPLHIRDKVVGTLKLYFTDAHRLTFVEKQLATGLANIFSSQLELGQAEAQSKLLKDAEIKSLQAQVNPHFFFNAINTISAMVRIDSEKARKLLLQLSQFFRSNLQGARNNTITLDKELQQVEAYLSLEQARFPDRFNVSFDIDPACRNALLPPFIIQVLVENAIRHAFKNRRTHNIVQVTVRGEDGQLYLEVQDNGIGIPEDKLPYIGKAIVHSDTGGTGSALENLNLRLSGLFDTNALLHIDSDTHGTTVSCHIPFRSDNKEVERN, from the coding sequence TTGCTCAATTTATTTATTTTACTCTTAGAACGTGTCGGTTTGATTATCGTTCTTGCTTATATTCTTATGAATTTCAAATACTTCAAAAATTTAATGCAGCACCGGGAAACTTGGCGAGCAAAGTGGCAACTGACACTGATGTTTGTTATTTTCGCACTGCTTTCTAATGTAACCGGTGTGGTCCTTCGTGATTCTCACATCCTCTCAGGCCAGCTGTATACACATTTAGCGCCTGATACTTCACTAGCGAATACACGTGTGTTAACAATCGGTGTTTCTGGACTTGTCGGCGGCCCGGCAGTCGCCTTAGTAGTAGGACTTATTTCTGGTATTTATCGTTTTTACATCGGTGGTGCCAATGCCTTTACTTATTTCATTTCTTCCATACTTATTGCTTTGGTTTCCGGTTACGTCGGACGGTATTATTTAAGAGCTCGACGCTATCCACCTATTTTACTTGGAGCACTCGTCGGCGCTTCTTTAGAAATTATACAGATGCTTTGTATCTTAATATTTGCAGAACATGGCGGCCATGCATGGTCGCTCGTCAGTTTTATTGCTTTGCCGATGATTTTAATCAATAGTATCGGAACAGCTATTTTCTTGTCGATTATCATTTCAACTTTGAAGCAAGAAGAACAGACTCGTGGCGTTCAAACACATGACGTCCTTCAAATTGCTAATGAAACGTTGCCTTATTTTCGAGAAGGATTAAATGAAGCTTCTGCCAATAAAGCAGCACATATTATTAAAGATTTGATGCGCGTTTCCGCAGTCGCGATTACCAACCGCCATGATATTTTGGCGCATGTCGGTGCTGGCAGTGATCATCACGTTCCGCAAAAAGAAATCATTACTGAGCTTTCTAAAGAAGTCATTTTAACCGGGCAATTAAAAGAAGCACATTCCAAACATGAAATCGGCTGTCACCATCCGAATTGTCCATTAGAAGCTGCCATCGTTATTCCATTGCATATTCGAGACAAAGTGGTAGGCACGCTCAAATTATATTTTACGGACGCTCATCGCCTCACCTTTGTCGAAAAGCAACTCGCTACAGGACTTGCGAATATTTTTTCCAGTCAGTTAGAATTGGGACAAGCTGAAGCACAAAGTAAATTATTGAAAGATGCAGAAATCAAATCTTTACAAGCTCAAGTCAATCCGCATTTCTTCTTCAACGCAATCAACACGATTTCAGCCATGGTGCGTATAGACAGTGAGAAAGCACGCAAACTGCTCTTACAACTCAGCCAATTCTTCCGCTCTAATTTACAAGGAGCACGCAACAACACGATTACCTTAGATAAAGAATTGCAGCAAGTAGAAGCCTATCTATCTCTAGAACAAGCGCGGTTCCCAGATCGTTTCAACGTTTCCTTCGATATTGATCCGGCTTGCCGCAACGCTTTGCTGCCACCATTCATCATTCAAGTGCTAGTAGAGAATGCAATCAGACACGCTTTCAAGAACCGACGTACTCATAACATCGTCCAAGTCACTGTACGCGGCGAAGACGGACAACTTTATTTAGAAGTCCAAGATAACGGTATCGGCATCCCTGAGGATAAACTGCCTTATATCGGCAAGGCCATCGTACATTCCGATACCGGAGGCACAGGCAGCGCGCTAGAAAACTTGAATCTGCGGCTCTCTGGACTCTTCGATACTAATGCACTGCTGCATATCGATTCAGATACACACGGCACTACTGTCAGCTGCCATATTCCATTCCGATCCGACAACAAGGAGGTAGAGAGAAATTGA
- a CDS encoding response regulator transcription factor LytR produces MNTLIVDDEPLARNELNYLLTQNGHFETIDEAETIAETLEKLLYETYDVIFLDINLMNESGLDLAEKIQKMKQAPYIIFATAHDNFAVKAFELDATDYILKPFEQNRIDQAVERVAAKLNAASLPGKENAEEQTTSEKVGEPVRHQSDRTSDVPIKQPSVLPIEVDERIYVLNQRDIIALSVNNGKTTLHTLSRDYETTEPLNTFAKRLNPTQFLRIHRSTIINQAHIETIEHWFNYTYQVTLTGGLKVQVSRSYMKAFKAAIGLI; encoded by the coding sequence TTGAACACACTCATCGTTGACGACGAACCCTTAGCGCGTAATGAATTAAATTACTTGCTCACTCAAAATGGTCATTTTGAAACGATAGACGAGGCAGAAACCATCGCCGAAACACTCGAAAAATTACTATACGAAACCTACGATGTTATATTTCTAGACATCAATCTAATGAACGAAAGCGGCTTAGACTTAGCCGAAAAAATTCAAAAAATGAAGCAAGCGCCTTACATCATCTTTGCGACAGCCCACGACAACTTTGCGGTCAAAGCCTTCGAACTCGATGCCACAGATTACATCCTGAAACCCTTCGAACAAAATCGCATTGACCAAGCAGTCGAACGCGTTGCAGCCAAATTAAATGCCGCTTCACTTCCTGGAAAAGAAAACGCTGAAGAGCAGACTACCTCAGAAAAAGTCGGCGAACCCGTGAGGCACCAATCCGACCGAACTTCCGACGTTCCTATCAAGCAGCCTTCAGTTCTGCCGATTGAAGTAGACGAACGTATTTATGTCTTGAATCAAAGAGACATTATCGCCCTCTCCGTCAATAATGGGAAAACGACCTTGCACACCTTGAGTCGAGATTATGAAACAACAGAACCTTTAAATACCTTTGCTAAACGTTTGAATCCAACACAATTTTTGCGTATCCATCGTTCTACGATTATCAATCAAGCACACATTGAAACGATAGAACATTGGTTCAATTATACCTATCAAGTTACTTTAACTGGCGGACTGAAAGTGCAAGTCAGCCGTTCTTATATGAAAGCTTTCAAAGCTGCAATCGGTTTAATATAA
- the lrgA gene encoding antiholin-like murein hydrolase modulator LrgA: MEKVKTSAKNVGKASKTYSFLHQVLVIGIILLISKIIESFIPIPMPASVIGLVLMFIALSTGIIKLGEVEGVGSALTNNISFLFVPAGISVINSLGILSKSPILIILLIIISTILLLLCTGFVSQILVKGLPFAHKSTKGTTKHHNKVAEEHV; this comes from the coding sequence ATGGAAAAGGTCAAAACAAGCGCAAAAAATGTGGGCAAAGCGTCAAAAACCTATTCATTCTTGCATCAAGTGTTAGTTATCGGAATTATACTATTAATTTCTAAAATAATTGAAAGTTTCATTCCTATTCCGATGCCGGCATCAGTTATCGGGTTAGTACTGATGTTTATTGCATTATCCACTGGAATTATCAAACTCGGCGAAGTTGAGGGCGTCGGCAGTGCATTAACGAATAATATCAGTTTCTTATTCGTGCCTGCAGGAATTTCAGTTATTAATTCACTCGGCATTTTAAGTAAAAGTCCAATTTTAATTATTTTATTAATCATTATTTCTACAATTTTACTATTATTATGTACTGGTTTTGTTTCGCAAATATTGGTCAAAGGGTTGCCATTTGCGCATAAATCTACTAAAGGTACAACTAAACATCACAACAAAGTAGCGGAGGAACATGTATGA
- the lrgB gene encoding antiholin-like protein LrgB — MIEHLGINTPYFGILLSVIPFLIATYFFKKTNGFFLLAPLFVSMVFGIVFLKVTGISYANYKVGGDIINFFLEPATICFAIPLYKKREVLKKYWAKIFGGIALGTVVALFGIFAVSKLFMFGGNVIASMLPQAATTAIALPVSDGIGGVKELTSLAVILNAVIIYALGNKLLKFFHIDNPIARGLALGTSGHTLGVSAATELGETEASMASIAVVLVGVIVVAIVPFLAGALL, encoded by the coding sequence ATGATTGAACATTTAGGCATTAATACACCTTATTTCGGTATCTTGTTATCTGTGATTCCATTCTTAATTGCCACTTATTTCTTCAAGAAAACAAATGGCTTCTTCCTGCTGGCGCCTTTATTCGTCAGTATGGTCTTCGGTATTGTCTTCTTGAAAGTAACAGGAATCAGCTACGCAAACTATAAAGTTGGTGGCGATATCATCAACTTCTTCTTAGAACCTGCAACGATCTGTTTCGCCATTCCGTTGTATAAAAAACGTGAAGTCTTAAAAAAATATTGGGCAAAAATCTTCGGTGGTATTGCTTTAGGAACTGTCGTGGCACTCTTCGGTATCTTTGCCGTATCTAAACTCTTTATGTTCGGCGGTAATGTTATCGCATCCATGTTACCACAAGCTGCTACTACAGCGATTGCATTGCCAGTATCTGATGGCATCGGCGGTGTCAAAGAACTCACTTCACTCGCAGTTATCTTGAATGCAGTTATCATTTACGCATTAGGTAATAAGCTATTGAAATTCTTCCATATCGACAATCCGATTGCACGAGGACTCGCACTAGGCACAAGCGGTCACACACTCGGTGTATCAGCGGCAACTGAACTCGGTGAAACTGAAGCTTCCATGGCCAGCATTGCAGTCGTACTTGTAGGGGTAATCGTAGTAGCCATAGTGCCATTCCTTGCTGGCGCATTACTATAA
- a CDS encoding DUF3147 family protein: MFGISFASLAIRFVFGGLAVALATVISAKLGGKLGGIFSTFPAVYLAALVTLAVDFRGQDLIQQSIHLSSGAVIGIVGCILSVALTAYAVQKIGFRRGAVFSVISWFILSCIILALKHI, translated from the coding sequence ATGTTTGGCATTTCTTTTGCAAGTTTAGCCATTCGTTTTGTCTTCGGCGGATTAGCAGTCGCTTTAGCAACCGTCATTTCTGCTAAACTCGGAGGTAAATTAGGCGGTATCTTTTCAACTTTCCCCGCAGTTTATTTAGCAGCCTTAGTCACACTTGCCGTAGATTTCCGCGGTCAAGATTTAATTCAACAATCTATCCATCTTAGTTCCGGTGCTGTCATCGGTATCGTCGGTTGTATCCTCAGTGTTGCTTTAACAGCCTATGCCGTACAAAAAATCGGATTCAGACGCGGAGCTGTCTTTTCAGTAATCAGTTGGTTTATCTTATCTTGCATTATTTTGGCACTTAAACATATTTAA
- a CDS encoding DUF3147 family protein, whose amino-acid sequence MKMLLVKFLAGGASVALSYIVSVLMPWKEFGGIFAVFPAVFLISLIMSGVQYGDKVASHVSRGAVFGMTGVLFNILATWLMLVWTNDWILSILVGVVVWFVSAIIIFEIVEKIAHLKRGH is encoded by the coding sequence ATGAAAATGTTACTTGTAAAATTCCTTGCAGGCGGTGCGTCAGTCGCATTAAGTTATATTGTGTCTGTGTTAATGCCATGGAAAGAATTCGGTGGAATTTTTGCAGTATTCCCAGCAGTATTTCTAATTTCTCTCATTATGTCCGGCGTGCAATACGGTGATAAAGTAGCATCACACGTCAGTCGCGGTGCTGTCTTCGGTATGACCGGTGTACTCTTCAACATCTTAGCCACTTGGTTGATGCTAGTTTGGACAAATGACTGGATTTTAAGTATTCTTGTAGGCGTTGTCGTTTGGTTCGTCAGTGCTATTATTATCTTTGAAATTGTAGAAAAAATTGCGCATTTGAAACGAGGTCATTAA
- a CDS encoding TetR/AcrR family transcriptional regulator, with the protein MAGRPKDPKINLRIYEELGQLLEQQPYSAITIDELAENTQISKATIYRRWKDKDTMIIDMFLNEVHGTSEVKGEFFNDLYAMLLKMTRIYTRPLGKAVIQILLTNEENSLRNHFMEDYFNAYRQVLKDIASQRIPEDQQDIFIDLIFSPIYFNILIKPETLTDQYIHDMLKTVIRSFIPDESY; encoded by the coding sequence ATGGCAGGAAGACCGAAAGATCCTAAAATCAATCTACGCATTTACGAAGAGTTAGGACAATTGTTAGAACAACAACCTTACTCAGCTATTACCATCGATGAACTCGCAGAAAACACCCAAATTTCCAAAGCGACGATTTACCGTCGTTGGAAAGATAAAGACACTATGATTATTGATATGTTTTTAAATGAAGTACATGGTACATCAGAGGTTAAAGGAGAATTTTTCAATGATTTGTATGCAATGCTGCTGAAAATGACACGTATTTATACACGTCCACTCGGCAAAGCAGTCATTCAGATATTGCTTACAAACGAAGAAAATAGCTTGCGTAATCATTTTATGGAAGATTATTTCAATGCCTATCGTCAGGTATTAAAAGACATTGCCAGCCAACGCATTCCAGAAGATCAACAAGATATCTTTATCGATTTAATATTCTCCCCTATCTATTTCAACATCTTGATTAAACCAGAAACCCTCACCGACCAATACATTCATGACATGTTAAAAACCGTGATTCGTTCCTTTATTCCAGACGAATCTTATTAG